A genomic stretch from Hymenobacter psoromatis includes:
- a CDS encoding methylmalonyl-CoA mutase, with product MHPAPVAPYKPKNHVRIVTAAALFDGHDAAINIMRRIIQSSGAEVIHLGHNRSVQEIVDCAIQEDAQAIAITSYQGGHNEYFKYMHDLLKERGAGHIKLFGGGGGVILPSEIAELMAYGITRIYSPDDGRAMGLQGMINNLLEQSDFPTGQNLNGEAGHVKEKDARSIGRLISAAENFPEEFERVKGDLISEFQLGENDQNQALSTKHQAPILGITGTGGAGKSSLVDELVRRFLMDFPDKTIAIISVDPSKRKTGGALLGDRIRMNAINSPRVYMRSLATRQSNLALSRYVQDAVDVVKAANYDLIILETSGIGQSDTEIIEHSDASLYVMTPEYGAATQLEKIDMLDFADVIALNKFDKRGALDALRDVRKQYQRNHGLWDTPTDAMPVFGTIASQFNDPGMNRLYRAVLQMLETKTGATFNSHLETSTSDSEKIYIIPPNRTRYLSEIAETNRAYDQRVREQAHIAEVAGAFAKLEEHYRAEKKADDSTVEEFTRNKQTQLRRLDADSQAILENWENTLQNYRNPEYVYSVRGKEIRVKTHTKSLSGNMIPKVSVPRYTGWGDRLRWAMQENFPGEFPYTAGVFPFKREGEDPTRMFAGEGGPERTNRRFHYVSLGLPAKRLSTAFDSVTLYGEDPDHRPDIYGKIGNAGVSIACLDDAKKLYSGFDLSAPTTSVSMTINGPAATLAAFFMNAAIDQNCEKYIDENGLTEEVEAKIDGIYAALGQPRPRYQGELPAGNDGLGLRLLGVTGDQVLPPDVYATIKAKTLTQVRGTVQADILKEDQAQNTCIFSTEFALRLMGDVQQFFITEKVRNFYSVSISGYHIAEAGANPITQLALTLSNGFTFVEYYVSRGMSVNDFAPNLSFFFSNGIDPEYAVIGRVARRIWAKAMKLKYGADARSQMLKYHIQTSGRSLHAQEIDFNDIRTTLQALYAIYDNCNSLHTNAYDEAITTPTEESVRRAMAIQLIINRELGLAKNENPLQGSFIIEELTELVEEAVLLEFDRITERGGVLGAMETMYQRGKIQEESMHYEMLKHTGEYPIIGVNTFLSSTGSPTVVPAEVIRATEEEKQYQIDMLTLLHQRNAAETPARLKQLQQIAVANGNLFDELMETVKFCSLGQITNALFEVGGQYRRNM from the coding sequence ATGCATCCCGCCCCAGTTGCCCCCTACAAGCCTAAGAACCACGTGCGTATCGTCACGGCCGCCGCGCTGTTTGACGGCCACGACGCGGCCATTAATATCATGCGCCGCATTATTCAGAGCAGCGGCGCGGAGGTGATTCACCTCGGCCACAACCGCTCGGTGCAGGAAATCGTGGACTGCGCCATTCAGGAAGACGCGCAGGCCATTGCCATTACCAGCTACCAGGGCGGGCACAATGAGTACTTCAAGTACATGCACGATTTGCTGAAGGAGCGTGGCGCGGGCCACATCAAGCTCTTCGGCGGCGGCGGCGGGGTTATCCTACCCTCCGAAATCGCGGAGCTGATGGCCTACGGCATCACGCGCATCTACTCGCCCGACGATGGCCGCGCGATGGGCCTGCAAGGCATGATTAACAACTTGCTGGAACAGAGCGACTTCCCCACTGGCCAAAACCTCAACGGTGAGGCCGGCCACGTGAAGGAGAAAGACGCCCGCAGCATCGGCCGCCTGATTTCGGCCGCCGAAAATTTCCCGGAGGAGTTTGAGCGCGTGAAAGGCGACTTGATTTCCGAATTTCAGCTCGGCGAAAACGACCAAAACCAAGCATTAAGCACCAAGCATCAAGCACCCATCCTAGGCATTACTGGCACGGGCGGCGCGGGCAAATCCAGCCTCGTGGATGAGCTGGTACGGCGCTTTCTGATGGACTTTCCGGACAAGACCATCGCCATCATTTCCGTGGACCCCAGCAAGCGCAAAACGGGCGGCGCGCTGCTCGGCGACCGCATTCGGATGAACGCCATCAACTCGCCGCGGGTGTACATGCGCAGCCTGGCCACGCGCCAGAGCAACCTGGCCCTGAGCCGCTACGTGCAAGATGCGGTGGACGTAGTGAAGGCCGCTAATTACGACCTTATCATTCTGGAAACCAGCGGTATCGGCCAATCGGATACCGAGATTATCGAGCACTCCGACGCCAGCCTCTACGTGATGACGCCCGAGTACGGCGCGGCCACGCAGCTGGAGAAAATCGACATGCTCGATTTTGCCGATGTCATTGCCCTCAACAAATTCGACAAGCGCGGGGCGCTCGATGCGCTGCGCGACGTGCGCAAGCAGTACCAGCGCAACCACGGCCTTTGGGACACGCCCACGGACGCGATGCCGGTGTTTGGCACCATTGCCTCGCAGTTCAACGACCCCGGCATGAACCGGCTATACCGGGCGGTGCTCCAGATGCTGGAAACCAAGACCGGCGCCACGTTCAACTCGCACCTGGAAACCAGCACGTCGGACTCGGAGAAGATTTACATCATCCCGCCGAACCGCACGCGCTACCTCTCCGAAATTGCCGAAACCAACCGCGCCTACGACCAGCGCGTGCGCGAGCAGGCCCACATTGCCGAGGTGGCCGGCGCGTTTGCCAAGCTCGAAGAGCACTACCGCGCCGAGAAAAAAGCCGACGACAGCACGGTGGAGGAATTCACCAGGAACAAGCAAACCCAGTTGCGCCGGCTCGATGCCGACAGCCAGGCCATTCTGGAAAACTGGGAAAATACCCTGCAAAACTACCGCAACCCCGAGTACGTGTATTCGGTGCGGGGCAAGGAAATTCGGGTGAAGACGCACACCAAGTCGCTGTCGGGCAATATGATACCAAAAGTATCGGTGCCGCGCTACACTGGCTGGGGCGACCGCCTGCGCTGGGCGATGCAGGAGAATTTCCCCGGCGAATTTCCCTACACGGCGGGCGTGTTCCCGTTCAAGCGCGAGGGCGAAGACCCGACCCGCATGTTTGCCGGCGAAGGCGGCCCGGAGCGCACCAACCGCCGCTTTCACTACGTGAGCCTGGGCCTGCCGGCCAAGCGCTTGAGCACGGCCTTCGACTCGGTGACGCTCTACGGCGAGGACCCCGACCACCGACCCGACATCTACGGCAAAATCGGCAACGCGGGCGTGAGCATCGCCTGCCTCGATGATGCCAAGAAATTGTATTCGGGCTTCGATTTGAGCGCCCCGACTACCTCCGTCAGCATGACAATAAATGGCCCGGCGGCCACGCTGGCGGCGTTTTTCATGAACGCGGCCATCGACCAGAACTGTGAGAAATACATTGACGAAAACGGCCTGACCGAGGAAGTGGAGGCCAAAATCGACGGCATCTACGCGGCGCTGGGCCAGCCCCGCCCCCGCTACCAGGGCGAATTGCCGGCCGGCAACGATGGCCTGGGCCTGCGCCTGCTCGGCGTGACCGGCGACCAGGTCCTACCCCCCGACGTGTATGCCACCATCAAGGCCAAGACCCTGACGCAGGTGCGCGGCACCGTGCAGGCCGACATTCTCAAGGAAGACCAGGCCCAGAATACCTGCATTTTCAGCACCGAGTTTGCCCTGCGCCTGATGGGCGACGTGCAGCAGTTTTTCATCACGGAGAAGGTGCGTAACTTTTATTCCGTCAGCATCTCCGGCTACCACATTGCCGAAGCGGGGGCCAACCCGATTACCCAGCTGGCCCTGACGCTCAGCAACGGCTTCACGTTTGTGGAATACTACGTGAGCCGCGGCATGAGCGTCAACGACTTTGCGCCCAACCTGAGCTTCTTCTTCTCCAACGGCATCGACCCCGAGTACGCCGTGATTGGGCGGGTAGCGCGCCGCATCTGGGCCAAGGCCATGAAGCTGAAGTACGGCGCCGACGCCCGCAGCCAGATGCTGAAGTACCACATCCAGACCTCGGGCCGCAGCCTGCACGCCCAGGAAATCGACTTCAACGACATCCGCACCACGTTGCAGGCGCTATATGCCATTTACGACAACTGTAACTCCTTGCACACCAACGCCTACGATGAGGCCATCACTACCCCCACTGAGGAGAGCGTAAGGCGCGCAATGGCCATTCAGCTCATCATCAACCGCGAGCTGGGCCTGGCCAAAAACGAAAACCCACTGCAAGGCTCCTTCATCATCGAGGAGCTGACCGAGTTGGTGGAAGAGGCAGTATTGCTCGAATTTGACCGCATCACGGAGCGCGGCGGCGTGCTCGGCGCGATGGAAACCATGTACCAGCGCGGCAAAATCCAGGAGGAAAGCATGCACTACGAGATGCTAAAGCACACCGGCGAGTACCCAATTATCGGTGTGAACACCTTCCTCTCGTCCACGGGCTCGCCCACGGTGGTGCCGGCCGAAGTCATCCGCGCCACGGAGGAGGAAAAGCAGTACCAAATCGACATGCTTACCCTGCTGCACCAGCGCAACGCCGCCGAAACGCCAGCGCGCCTCAAGCAGCTCCAGCAAATCGCCGTGGCCAACGGCAACCTGTTTGACGAGCTGATGGAAACCGTGAAATTCTGCTCGCTGGGGCAGATTACGAACGCGCTGTTTGAGGTCGGCGGGCAGTACCGGCGCAATATGTAG
- a CDS encoding glycolate utilization protein has protein sequence MGITLQQAQAAVQAAQQKAQTMGVKMNIAIVDAGANLTAFARMDDAWLGSLDIAMKKAKTARFFDMPTGAIGGLSQPGGPLFGIEHSNGGLISFPGGLPIKDGSGKVIGAIGVSGSTVEDDHAVAEAGQQAVAGK, from the coding sequence ATGGGTATTACCCTCCAGCAAGCCCAGGCCGCCGTGCAGGCCGCGCAGCAAAAAGCCCAGACTATGGGCGTCAAAATGAACATTGCCATCGTCGATGCCGGGGCCAACCTCACGGCCTTCGCCCGCATGGACGATGCCTGGCTCGGCTCGCTCGACATCGCCATGAAAAAAGCCAAAACCGCCCGCTTCTTCGATATGCCCACCGGGGCCATCGGGGGCCTGTCGCAGCCCGGCGGCCCGCTTTTCGGCATCGAGCACTCCAACGGCGGCCTCATCTCCTTCCCCGGCGGCCTGCCCATCAAAGATGGCAGCGGTAAGGTTATCGGCGCCATTGGCGTGTCGGGCAGCACCGTGGAAGACGACCACGCCGTGGCCGAGGCGGGCCAGCAGGCGGTGGCGGGCAAATAG
- a CDS encoding elongation factor 4, with protein sequence MKNIRNFCIIAHIDHGKSTLADRLLEFTSTVAKRDMQAQLLDNMDLERERGITIKSHAIQMQFPYQGETYTLNLIDTPGHVDFSYEVSRSIAACEGALLIVDASQGIEAQTISNLYLAIGADLEIIPVLNKIDLPHAMPEEVTDEIVDLIGCKPEDIIHASGKAGIGIEAILNAICDRIPAPVGDPEAPLQALIFDSVFNSYRGIEVLFRIKNGTMRKGDKVKFMATGKEYGADEIGILGLNQEPRQVMSAGNVGYLISGIKEAREVKVGDTITHVHNPTAEAIKGFADVKPMVFAGIYPVDTTEYEELRSSMEKLQLNDASLVWEPETSVALGFGFRCGFLGMLHMEIVQERLEREFNMTVITTVPSVQFHATGTKDQLLTINAPSEMPEPNLIKHIEEPYIKAQIITASEYVGPIITLCMEKRGIIKGQSYLTSERVEMSFELPLSEIVFDFFDKLKTISRGYASLDYELIGFRESDMVKLDVMLNGEKVDALSAIVHRSKSYEWGRRLCEKLRELLPRQMFDIAIQASIGQKIIARETIKALRKNVIAKCYGGDISRKRKLLEKQKEGKKRMRTVGSVEIPQEAFLAVLKID encoded by the coding sequence TTGAAGAATATTCGTAATTTTTGCATCATTGCCCACATCGACCACGGCAAAAGCACCCTGGCCGACCGGCTCCTCGAATTCACGAGCACCGTGGCCAAGCGCGATATGCAGGCCCAGTTGCTCGACAATATGGACCTGGAGCGCGAGCGGGGCATCACCATCAAGAGCCACGCCATTCAGATGCAGTTTCCCTACCAAGGGGAAACCTACACGCTGAACCTGATTGACACGCCCGGCCACGTCGATTTCAGCTACGAAGTAAGCCGCAGCATTGCCGCCTGCGAGGGCGCGCTGCTCATTGTGGATGCTTCGCAAGGCATTGAGGCCCAAACTATTTCCAATCTGTATCTCGCCATTGGGGCCGACCTGGAAATTATTCCGGTGCTCAATAAAATCGACCTGCCCCACGCCATGCCGGAGGAAGTGACCGACGAGATTGTGGACCTGATTGGCTGCAAGCCAGAGGACATTATCCACGCCTCGGGCAAGGCCGGCATCGGCATTGAGGCTATTCTGAACGCCATTTGCGACCGCATTCCCGCGCCGGTGGGCGACCCGGAGGCCCCGCTGCAAGCGCTGATTTTTGACTCGGTTTTCAATTCCTACCGGGGCATTGAAGTCCTGTTTCGCATCAAAAACGGCACCATGCGCAAGGGTGACAAGGTGAAGTTTATGGCGACGGGTAAGGAATATGGGGCTGACGAAATTGGCATCCTGGGCCTCAACCAGGAGCCGCGCCAGGTGATGAGCGCCGGCAACGTGGGCTACCTCATCTCGGGCATCAAGGAAGCGCGCGAGGTGAAGGTGGGCGACACCATCACGCACGTGCACAACCCCACGGCCGAAGCCATCAAGGGCTTTGCCGACGTGAAGCCGATGGTATTTGCCGGCATCTACCCGGTCGATACCACCGAGTATGAGGAGCTGCGCAGCAGCATGGAAAAGCTCCAGCTCAACGACGCCTCGCTGGTGTGGGAGCCCGAAACGTCGGTGGCGCTGGGCTTCGGCTTCCGCTGCGGCTTTTTGGGCATGCTGCACATGGAAATCGTGCAGGAGCGCCTGGAGCGCGAGTTCAACATGACGGTGATTACTACGGTGCCGAGCGTGCAGTTTCACGCCACCGGCACCAAGGACCAGCTGCTGACCATCAACGCGCCGAGCGAAATGCCGGAGCCGAACCTGATTAAGCACATCGAGGAGCCCTACATCAAAGCCCAGATTATCACCGCCTCCGAGTATGTGGGGCCGATTATCACGCTCTGCATGGAGAAGCGCGGCATTATCAAAGGCCAGAGCTACCTGACCTCCGAGCGGGTGGAGATGAGCTTCGAGCTGCCGCTGTCCGAAATCGTGTTCGACTTCTTCGATAAGCTCAAGACCATCAGCCGCGGCTACGCTTCGCTTGATTATGAGCTGATTGGCTTCCGCGAGTCGGATATGGTGAAGCTCGACGTGATGCTGAACGGCGAGAAGGTGGATGCCCTTTCGGCCATCGTGCACCGCTCGAAAAGCTACGAGTGGGGCCGCCGCCTCTGCGAGAAATTGCGCGAGCTCCTACCCCGCCAGATGTTCGACATCGCCATTCAGGCCAGCATCGGCCAGAAAATCATCGCCCGCGAAACCATCAAGGCGCTGCGCAAGAACGTGATTGCCAAATGCTACGGTGGCGACATCAGCCGCAAGCGCAAGCTGCTCGAAAAGCAGAAGGAAGGCAAAAAACGGATGCGCACCGTGGGCTCGGTGGAGATTCCGCAGGAAGCGTTTCTGGCGGTGCTTAAAATTGACTGA